A single genomic interval of Flavihumibacter rivuli harbors:
- a CDS encoding PfkB family carbohydrate kinase — MSLIVVGTMAFDAIETPFGKSGQIVGGSATYVAWSASNFVQPVNQISVIGYDFPKDELDAMQARGINLDGVQVKQDQKSFFWAGRYHMDMNSRDTLDTQLNVLADFDPVVPDSFQGSEFLMLGNLMPKLQLSVIRQLKQRPRLIVMDTMNFWMDTAMEDLEAVLKEVDVLMVNDSEARQLSGQYSLVKAAKEIRKMGPKFLVIKKGEHGALLFHEDQIFFAPALPLEDVFDPTGAGDTFAGGFIGHIAATRDISFENMKTAIIKGSALASFCVEKFGNTRMKEINAADIDARMRQFVDLVNFDITLAAE, encoded by the coding sequence ATGTCTTTGATCGTAGTGGGTACCATGGCCTTCGATGCCATCGAAACACCTTTCGGAAAGAGCGGCCAGATCGTTGGCGGTTCAGCAACTTATGTAGCATGGAGCGCCTCCAATTTTGTGCAGCCGGTCAACCAGATCTCCGTGATCGGTTACGACTTCCCGAAGGATGAACTGGATGCCATGCAGGCCAGGGGGATCAACCTCGATGGGGTACAGGTGAAACAGGACCAGAAGTCCTTCTTCTGGGCCGGCCGTTACCACATGGACATGAACAGTCGTGATACACTCGATACACAGTTGAATGTGCTGGCCGATTTTGACCCTGTGGTTCCCGATAGCTTCCAGGGCTCTGAGTTCCTGATGCTGGGTAACCTGATGCCCAAACTGCAATTGAGCGTGATCAGGCAATTGAAGCAGCGCCCCAGGCTCATTGTGATGGACACCATGAACTTCTGGATGGATACTGCCATGGAAGACCTGGAAGCAGTTTTGAAAGAAGTGGATGTGCTGATGGTGAACGATAGTGAGGCCAGGCAGCTCAGCGGACAATATTCCCTGGTGAAGGCGGCTAAAGAGATCCGTAAGATGGGTCCCAAATTCCTGGTGATTAAGAAGGGTGAACATGGTGCCTTGCTTTTCCACGAAGACCAGATCTTCTTCGCTCCTGCCTTACCGCTGGAAGATGTTTTCGACCCAACCGGTGCCGGTGATACCTTCGCCGGTGGCTTCATTGGCCATATTGCCGCCACTCGTGATATTTCTTTCGAGAACATGAAAACTGCCATCATCAAGGGATCTGCACTCGCATCTTTCTGTGTAGAGAAATTTGGCAATACCCGCATGA
- a CDS encoding TetR/AcrR family transcriptional regulator produces MAKIKSKQNGTKKEVIVEAATHLFREKGFKAASMRDLAEAVGVEAASLYNHIQSKEELLQEICFKVANDFNTACDEIENSGLNAIQKVEAILRFHIQQMFNNYEMVIVADREWRHLSDPYLSNFHTQRRAYRKRLASIIEAGIASKEIKPIDAPTAVLIMLHAVNGIESWHRSKEKISPRQLEENMVLIMVEGLKA; encoded by the coding sequence ATGGCCAAGATCAAAAGCAAACAAAACGGAACCAAAAAGGAGGTGATCGTTGAGGCCGCTACCCACCTGTTCAGGGAAAAGGGTTTCAAGGCAGCCTCCATGCGCGACCTTGCAGAAGCCGTTGGCGTAGAAGCCGCCAGCCTGTATAACCATATCCAGTCCAAGGAAGAATTACTCCAGGAGATCTGTTTCAAGGTGGCCAATGATTTCAATACCGCCTGTGATGAGATCGAGAACAGTGGACTGAACGCCATCCAGAAAGTGGAAGCCATCCTTCGGTTCCACATCCAGCAGATGTTCAACAACTATGAGATGGTGATCGTGGCAGACCGTGAATGGCGCCACCTGTCAGACCCCTATCTCTCCAATTTCCATACCCAGCGCAGGGCCTACCGCAAACGACTGGCATCCATCATCGAGGCCGGTATCGCCAGCAAGGAGATCAAACCCATAGATGCCCCGACCGCTGTGCTCATCATGTTACACGCCGTGAATGGTATTGAAAGCTGGCACCGCAGCAAGGAAAAGATCAGTCCGCGCCAGCTCGAAGAAAACATGGTCCTGATCATGGTTGAAGGGTTGAAAGCTTAA
- the paaE gene encoding 1,2-phenylacetyl-CoA epoxidase subunit PaaE — protein sequence MSIHFHPLTISDIRRETNECVSIAFDIPEELKETFRFREGQNITIKATIDGEEIRRSYSVCSSPLEGELRVAVKQVEGGKFSTFANKQLQKGQQLDVLPPTGKFYTELNPSHHHHYVAFAAGSGITPILSIIKTVLATEPNSSFTLVYGNKNRNAIIFRETLEAIKNKYINRFRIIHVLSRERTDAAINHGRIDADKCEQLGSQVINWPSVHHYFLCGPEAMIFSTRDFLVSKGVPAEKIHFELFTSPGQAQRTREMEKADAKDTGPVARVSVKLDGISFDFDLPFNSRSILDAALQEGADLPYACKGGVCCTCRAKLVSGEVEMEVNYALEPDEVAAGYILTCQSHPRSGSVVVDFDSK from the coding sequence ATGTCCATCCATTTCCATCCACTGACCATCAGTGATATCCGCAGGGAAACCAACGAATGCGTATCCATTGCCTTTGATATTCCGGAAGAACTGAAAGAGACCTTCCGTTTCCGCGAAGGCCAGAATATTACCATCAAAGCCACTATCGACGGGGAAGAGATCCGTCGCTCCTATTCCGTTTGCAGCTCCCCCCTTGAAGGCGAACTGCGGGTGGCCGTGAAACAGGTAGAAGGCGGTAAGTTCTCCACCTTCGCCAATAAGCAACTCCAAAAAGGCCAGCAACTCGATGTATTGCCGCCTACCGGGAAGTTCTATACTGAACTCAATCCCAGCCATCACCACCATTATGTGGCCTTTGCCGCAGGAAGCGGGATCACACCTATTCTTTCCATCATCAAGACGGTATTGGCTACAGAGCCAAATAGCAGTTTCACCCTGGTGTATGGCAATAAGAACCGCAATGCCATCATTTTCAGGGAAACCCTGGAAGCCATCAAGAACAAATACATCAATCGCTTCAGGATCATCCATGTGCTGAGCAGGGAGCGCACAGATGCCGCCATCAACCATGGCCGGATCGATGCTGACAAATGCGAACAGCTGGGCAGCCAGGTCATAAACTGGCCATCTGTCCACCATTATTTCCTTTGTGGCCCCGAGGCCATGATCTTTTCTACCCGCGACTTCCTGGTGTCAAAGGGAGTGCCGGCCGAAAAGATCCACTTCGAACTGTTTACCAGTCCCGGCCAGGCCCAACGGACCAGGGAAATGGAAAAAGCCGATGCCAAGGATACCGGCCCTGTTGCCAGGGTGTCTGTAAAGCTGGATGGCATCAGTTTCGATTTCGATCTACCCTTTAATAGCAGGAGCATCCTGGATGCTGCCTTGCAGGAAGGTGCCGACCTGCCCTATGCCTGTAAGGGAGGGGTTTGTTGCACCTGCAGGGCCAAGCTGGTGAGCGGGGAAGTGGAAATGGAAGTGAACTATGCCCTGGAACCCGATGAGGTAGCAGCCGGCTATATCCTCACCTGCCAGTCCCATCCCAGGTCGGGCTCGGTGGTAGTGGATTTCGATTCCAAATAA
- the paaA gene encoding 1,2-phenylacetyl-CoA epoxidase subunit PaaA yields MEQELDKIFQDKIDREIRIEPRDWMPEKYRQTLIRQISQHAHSEIVGMLPEGNWITRAPSLRRKATLIAKVQDEAGHGLYLYSAAETLGITRDQMTEQLLTGKAKYSSIFNYPTINWADIGAIGWLVDGAAIMNQVPLCRTSYGPYARAMVRICKEESFHQRQGFEILLTLSKGTEAQRRMCQDAINRWWWPSVMMFGPADDASPHTAQSMKWRIKRFSNDELRQKFVDVCAEQVKILGMTLPDPDLKWNEEKGHYDFGAINWEEFWNVISGNGPCNKERIAARIKAHEDGAWVREAAMAFAAKRARKGEKAVA; encoded by the coding sequence ATGGAGCAAGAATTGGACAAGATATTCCAGGACAAGATTGACCGCGAGATCAGGATCGAACCGCGGGACTGGATGCCGGAGAAATACCGCCAGACGTTGATCCGCCAGATCTCCCAGCATGCACACAGTGAGATTGTTGGTATGTTGCCGGAAGGCAACTGGATCACCCGCGCCCCATCCCTTCGCCGCAAGGCCACACTGATCGCCAAAGTGCAGGATGAGGCTGGTCATGGGCTCTACCTCTACAGTGCAGCCGAAACCCTTGGCATTACCCGCGACCAGATGACCGAGCAATTGTTGACCGGTAAGGCCAAGTACTCTTCTATCTTCAATTATCCCACCATTAATTGGGCAGATATCGGTGCGATCGGCTGGCTGGTGGATGGTGCTGCCATCATGAACCAGGTGCCGCTCTGCAGGACCTCCTATGGACCCTATGCCAGGGCAATGGTCAGGATCTGCAAGGAAGAAAGTTTCCACCAACGCCAGGGTTTCGAGATCCTGCTCACGCTCAGCAAGGGAACGGAAGCCCAGCGCAGGATGTGCCAGGATGCCATCAACCGCTGGTGGTGGCCCAGTGTCATGATGTTTGGACCTGCCGATGATGCCTCACCGCATACTGCCCAAAGCATGAAGTGGAGGATCAAGCGCTTCTCCAATGATGAGCTCAGGCAGAAGTTCGTGGATGTCTGCGCAGAGCAGGTCAAGATCCTGGGCATGACCCTCCCTGACCCGGACCTTAAATGGAACGAGGAAAAGGGGCATTATGATTTCGGCGCGATCAACTGGGAAGAATTCTGGAACGTGATCAGTGGCAATGGCCCCTGCAATAAGGAGAGGATAGCCGCCAGGATCAAGGCCCACGAAGATGGCGCATGGGTAAGGGAGGCAGCGATGGCCTTTGCTGCCAAGCGCGCCAGAAAGGGTGAAAAGGCCGTTGCCTGA
- a CDS encoding ORF6N domain-containing protein — MQISVIQEKIFELRGQKVMLDHDLAALYQVPTKVLNQAVKRNSARFPPDFMFQCNAEEYQSLRSQFVTLNGRGQHRKYLPYAFTE, encoded by the coding sequence ATGCAGATCAGTGTTATCCAGGAAAAGATCTTTGAGCTGAGGGGACAGAAAGTGATGTTGGACCATGACCTTGCGGCCCTCTACCAGGTACCGACGAAGGTGCTGAACCAGGCGGTTAAACGCAATAGCGCAAGGTTTCCGCCTGATTTTATGTTTCAATGCAATGCAGAAGAGTACCAGTCTTTAAGGTCACAATTTGTGACCTTAAATGGACGGGGCCAACACCGCAAATACCTTCCCTATGCTTTTACCGAATAG